In Scleropages formosus chromosome 10, fSclFor1.1, whole genome shotgun sequence, a single genomic region encodes these proteins:
- the mmp23bb gene encoding matrix metallopeptidase 23bb isoform X2, translated as MNFKAGQMSFLPLDLDVSQPADLRSRAVLARSKRYTINPMGQKWEQLNLTYKISTFPDTLSREDTRRALSIAFAKWSAVSPLSFAEVTQADASADITIGFYAFNHTDCWGSPLHPCFDGLNGELAHAFLPPRGEIHFDNHEFWVLGKTRFSWKLGVWLNDLVQVAAHEIGHALGLWHSRDPAALMHPNATYTGQRDVSRDDVWGIQRLYGCLDKRRVCDPWARLGFCDRRRSFMKKHCPRRCDLCLDPPETVPTAPPSSARVKLVPRGRVVGFRCGTNVRRAPPTVSWYKDGELLAASIPGYIAMKGRDLRIVANEFNEGTYTCRAYRHGNVVSSNSWTIRLKPEVPSSSLEPPDG; from the exons ATGAATTTCAAG GCCGGACAGATGTCTTTCCTCCCACTGGACTTAGACGTTTCACAGCCCGCAGACTTGCGGTCTCGAGCGGTTCTCGCCCGATCCAAGCGTTACACCATCAACCCCATGGGCCAGAAGTGGGAGCAACTCAACCTGACCTACAA GATCAGCACGTTCCCCGACACGCTGAGCAGAGAGGACACGCGCAGAGCCCTGAGCATCGCCTTCGCCAAGTGGAGCGCCGTGTCGCCGCTCTCCTTCGCCGAGGTGACGCAGGCCGACGCCAGCGCCGACATCACCATCG GCTTCTACGCCTTCAACCACACGGACTGCTGGGGGTCGCCGCTGCACCCCTGCTTCGACGGCCTCAACGGGGAGCTCGCGCACGCCTTCCTGCCCCCCCGCGGGGAGATCCACTTCGACAACCACGAGTTCTGGGTGCTCGGCAAGACGCGCTTCAGCTGGAAACTGG GTGTGTGGCTCAATGACCTGGTTCAGGTCGCCGCCCACGAAATCGGTCACGCCCTGGGTCTGTGGCATTCCCGAGACCCCGCGGCTCTCATGCACCCCAACGCCACGTACACGGGACAGCGGGACGTGTCCCGGGACGACGTGTGGGGAATCCAGCGCCTCTACG GGTGCCTGGACAAGCGGCGGGTCTGTGACCCTTGGGCCCGGCTTGGATTTTGCGATCGAAGGCGGAGTTTCATGAAGAAGCACTGTCCCCGGCGCTGCGACCTCTGCCTGG ATCCTCCGGAAACAGTTCCGACTGCACCCCCATCCAGTGCCCGAGTTAAGCTTGTGCCCCGGGGCAGGGTGGTGGGGTTCCGCTGCGGGACGAACGTCCGGAGAGCGCCCCCTACAGTGAG CTGGTACAAAGACGGTGAACTGCTGGCCGCCTCCATCCCTGGCTACATCGCCATGAAGGGCCGTGACCTGCGCATAGTGGCCAACGAGTTTAATGAAGGCACGTACACCTGTCGTGCGTATCGTCATGGCAACGTGGTCTCCTCTAACTCCTGGACCATCCGCCTGAAGCCAGAGGTTCCTTCCAGTAGCTTGGAGCCTCCAGATGGTTGA
- the eif2a gene encoding eukaryotic translation initiation factor 2A, with protein MAPPAPLLAVRGSSGTSLLCGPPVCEEHHAFQRDARRGKYFTFSRDGSLFGWCNGERVHVVKVADGSPLLSLDLPKTAMLNFSPLNSVLVTWQSYSKTQNNPQGDPNLQLWDLQTGHLLKSFYQKKAEGWCPSWSEDESIAVRNVNNELHFFESNKFDNIATKLHLQKVTEFVLSPGSQPSKVAVYVPGSKGAPSFVRLYQYPNFGGPTSALANKSFFKADKVTMLWNKKAMAVLVTASTEVDKTGASYYGEQTLHYLAVNGESAVVQLPKNGPIYDVTWSPNSMEFCVVYGFMPAKATVFNLKCNTVFDFGTGPRNAAFYSPQGHLLVLAGFGNLRGQMEVWDVKKYQQVSKPQAPDSTHFSWCPDGEHIVTATCSPRLRVSNGFKIWHYTGSVLHQHLVPEGQELWEVLWQPFADGTFPERAIRYQAASSELGSTEQKLAQAYRPPALRNKPATASSKLHEEEPPQNLKPGFSGDKPLSKTALKNQKKREAKKAAKQESKADIISEELSTPVPTPVPNCPAPTSGDPETDKKIKNLRKKLKAIEQLKEQQAAGKTLEKNQIEKILKESQLLQELEDLELGL; from the exons ATGGCGCCACCCGCTCCACTTCTTGCAG TTCGTGGATCGAGCGGCACGTCGCTGCTCTGCGGTCCTCCGGTCTGCGAGGAGCATCACGCCTTCCAGAG AGATGCCCGCAGAGGTAAATACTTCACGTTCAGCAGGGACGGCTCCCTGTTTGGCTGGTGTAACGGAGAGAG GGTCCACGTTGTCAAAGTGGCAGATGGTTCTCCTCTTCTGTCGCTCGACCTTCCCAAGACGGCCATGTTGAACTTTTCTCCACTGAACTCCGTGCTGGTGACGTGGCAGTCTTACTCCA aaacacaaaacaacccCCAGGGAGACCCCAACCTACAGCTCTGGGACCTGCAGACTGGTCACTTACTCAAATCCTTCTACCAGAAGAAGGCAGAGGGCTG GTGTCCCAGCTGGTCAGAGGATGAGAGCATTGCAGTCAGAAATGTTAACAATGAGCTCCACTTCTTTGAGAGCAACAAGTTTG ACAATATTGCTACTAAGCTCCATCTTCAGAAGGTGACTGAGTTTGTCCTCTCTCCTGGGTCTCAGCCCAGCAAG GTTGCTGTCTATGTCCCAGGAAGCAAGGGTGCGCCTTCCTTTGTCCGGCTCTATCAGTACCCCAATTTTGGGGGTCCGACGTCAGCTCTGGCCAACAAAAGCTTCTTTAAGGCAGACAAAGTGACAATGTTGTGGAACAAGAAAG CAATGGCAGTTCTTGTGACAGCGAGCACTGAGGTGGACAAAACAGGAGCATCTTATTATGGCGAGCAGACACTGCATTACCTGGCTGTGAATGGAGAGAGTGCCGTTGTGCAGCTGC CAAAGAATGGTCCAATCTACGACGTGACGTGGAGCCCCAACTCCATGGAGTTCTGCGTGGTCTACGGCTTCATGCCTGCCAAAGCCACGGTGTTCAACCTCAAGTGCAACACGGTGTTTGACTTTGGCACGGGCCCCCGAAACGCTGCTTTCTACAGTCCTCAGGGCCACCTGCTGGTGCTGGCTGGGTTCGGGAACCTGCGCGGCCAGATGGAGGTGTGGGATGTGAAGAAGTACCAGCAGGTGTCGAAGCCCCAGGCGCCGGACTCCACCCACTTCTCCTGGTGCCCAGATGGGGAGCACATTGTCACAGCAACTTGCTCCCCGCGCCTCCGAGTCAGCAATGGTTTCAAGATCTGGCATTACACGGGCTCTGTATTGCACCAGCACCTCGTTCCTGAAGGACAGGAGCTCTGGGAGGTCCTGTGGCAGCCTTTCGCTGATGGTACCTTTCCTGAAAGGGCCATTCGGTACCAGGCAGCATCAAGTGAGCTGGGTAGCACGGAACAGAAGCTTGCCCAAGCGTACCGCCCACCTGCGCTGCGTAACAAACCTGCCACTGCCAGCTCCAAATTG CATGAAGAGGAGCCGCCGCAAAACCTCAAGCCAGGTTTTTCTGGAGATAAGCCTCTGTCCAAGACCGCACTGAAgaaccagaaaaaaagagaggcaAAGAAAGCGGCAAAACAG GAATCGAAGGCTGATATCATCAGTGAGGAGCTCTCCACACCTGTCCCTACCCCTGTCCCTAACTGTCCTGCACCAACATCAGGAGATCCAGAGACTGACAAGAAGATCAAGAACCTGAGAAAG AAACTGAAGGCCATTGAACAGCTGAAGGAACAGCAGGCAGCTGGAAAAACACTAGAGAAGAACCAG ATTGAAAAGATTCTGAAAGAGTCCCAGCTGCTGCAAGAACTCGAAGATTTGGAGTTGGGACTATAG
- the mmp23bb gene encoding matrix metallopeptidase 23bb isoform X1 codes for MERRSSPSVDPPPPLHSSVKLLNNTGLCLKLFVCRRALIHSSRAPLWKKPLMNQIKGVKGNIAAVERALAPEHSDGTRTPEPLLKRGEERRSGARAARVRMVPMAVGRLAVVVLLAALLFASPLDRAVGLEAGQMSFLPLDLDVSQPADLRSRAVLARSKRYTINPMGQKWEQLNLTYKISTFPDTLSREDTRRALSIAFAKWSAVSPLSFAEVTQADASADITIGFYAFNHTDCWGSPLHPCFDGLNGELAHAFLPPRGEIHFDNHEFWVLGKTRFSWKLGVWLNDLVQVAAHEIGHALGLWHSRDPAALMHPNATYTGQRDVSRDDVWGIQRLYGCLDKRRVCDPWARLGFCDRRRSFMKKHCPRRCDLCLDPPETVPTAPPSSARVKLVPRGRVVGFRCGTNVRRAPPTVSWYKDGELLAASIPGYIAMKGRDLRIVANEFNEGTYTCRAYRHGNVVSSNSWTIRLKPEVPSSSLEPPDG; via the exons ATGGAGAGGAGGAGCAGCCCCTCCgtggaccccccaccccccttgcACTCCTCAGTGAAACTCCTCAATAACACcggtctgtgtctaaagctcttcgtctGTCGCCGCGCTTTGATTCACTCGAGTCGCGCGCCTCTCTGGAAAAAGCCTTTGATGAACCAAATAAAGGGAGTAAAGGGAAACATTGCGGCGGTAGAGCGGGCGCTCGCTCCCGAGCACTCGGATGGAACGCGCACTCCGGAGCCGCTTCTGAAGCGAGGGGAAGAGAGGAGGAGCGGCGCGCGAGCCGCACGGGTCCGAATGGTGCCGATGGCGGTCGGGCGGCTCGCGGTCGTGGTTCTGCTGGCGGCGCTGCTGTTCGCGTCCCCGCTGGACCGGGCTGTGGGGCTGGAG GCCGGACAGATGTCTTTCCTCCCACTGGACTTAGACGTTTCACAGCCCGCAGACTTGCGGTCTCGAGCGGTTCTCGCCCGATCCAAGCGTTACACCATCAACCCCATGGGCCAGAAGTGGGAGCAACTCAACCTGACCTACAA GATCAGCACGTTCCCCGACACGCTGAGCAGAGAGGACACGCGCAGAGCCCTGAGCATCGCCTTCGCCAAGTGGAGCGCCGTGTCGCCGCTCTCCTTCGCCGAGGTGACGCAGGCCGACGCCAGCGCCGACATCACCATCG GCTTCTACGCCTTCAACCACACGGACTGCTGGGGGTCGCCGCTGCACCCCTGCTTCGACGGCCTCAACGGGGAGCTCGCGCACGCCTTCCTGCCCCCCCGCGGGGAGATCCACTTCGACAACCACGAGTTCTGGGTGCTCGGCAAGACGCGCTTCAGCTGGAAACTGG GTGTGTGGCTCAATGACCTGGTTCAGGTCGCCGCCCACGAAATCGGTCACGCCCTGGGTCTGTGGCATTCCCGAGACCCCGCGGCTCTCATGCACCCCAACGCCACGTACACGGGACAGCGGGACGTGTCCCGGGACGACGTGTGGGGAATCCAGCGCCTCTACG GGTGCCTGGACAAGCGGCGGGTCTGTGACCCTTGGGCCCGGCTTGGATTTTGCGATCGAAGGCGGAGTTTCATGAAGAAGCACTGTCCCCGGCGCTGCGACCTCTGCCTGG ATCCTCCGGAAACAGTTCCGACTGCACCCCCATCCAGTGCCCGAGTTAAGCTTGTGCCCCGGGGCAGGGTGGTGGGGTTCCGCTGCGGGACGAACGTCCGGAGAGCGCCCCCTACAGTGAG CTGGTACAAAGACGGTGAACTGCTGGCCGCCTCCATCCCTGGCTACATCGCCATGAAGGGCCGTGACCTGCGCATAGTGGCCAACGAGTTTAATGAAGGCACGTACACCTGTCGTGCGTATCGTCATGGCAACGTGGTCTCCTCTAACTCCTGGACCATCCGCCTGAAGCCAGAGGTTCCTTCCAGTAGCTTGGAGCCTCCAGATGGTTGA
- the LOC108932145 gene encoding thioredoxin reductase-like selenoprotein T, with the protein MTSFPRTSLLRHCTSRASHTSPAPLLFLFLLEKAAVRCRPSSGAERMERFRWPRFSACLLFVGLPLIGLLLACGASADSGGVKRLKMQFATGPLLKFQICVSUGYRRVFEEYTRVLNQRYPDIRIEGENYLPLPVYRYIASFLSIFKFAVIGLIILGKDPFGFFGMQAPGLWVWGQENKIYACMMVFFLSNMIENQCMSTGAFEITFNDVPVWSKLQSGHLPSMQQLVQILDNEMKMNVHMDALPHQRS; encoded by the exons ATG ACTTCATTTCCCAGAACGTCCTTGTTGCGTCACTGTACGTCCCGTGCGTCACACACAAGCCCCGCCccgctgctcttcctcttcctcctcgagAAAGCGGCTGTCCGCTGTAGACCGAGCAGCGGGGCGGAGAGGATGGAGAGGTTCCGGTGGCCGCGGTTCTCGGCGTGTCTCTTATTTGTCGGGCTTCCCCTCATCGGGCTCCTGCTGGCGTGCGGCGCCTCGGCCGATAGTGGCGGCGTGAAGCGGCTCAAGATGCAGTTCGCCACTGGGCCCCTTCTCAAGTTCCAGATCTG CGTCTCCTGAGGATATCGGCGGGTGTTTGAGGAGTACACGCGGGTCTTGAACCAGCGTTACCCAGACATCCGCATCGAAGGAGAAAACTACCTCCCCCTTCCTGTCTACCG GTATATTGCTTCCTTCCTGTCCATCTTCAAGTTTGCTGTGATTGGGTTGATCATCCTGGGAAAGGACCCATTTGGGTTCTTTGGTATGCAAGCTCCTGGCCTCTGGGTCTGGGGGCAAGAGAATAAG ATCTACGCCTGTATGATGGTTTTCTTCCTCAGCAACATGATTGAGAACCAGTGCATGTCTACAGGTGCATTTGAAATCACATTTAATG ATGTGCCAGTGTGGTCCAAGTTGCAGTCAGGCCACCTTCCTTCCATGCAGCAGCTGGTCCAGATCCTGGACAATGAGATGAAGATGAACGTTCATATGGATGCTCTCCCGCACCAACGCTCCTAA
- the pcyt1ab gene encoding phosphate cytidylyltransferase 1A, choline b, with protein sequence MDSSQSALLLSRKRRNEDWNGERDEEHRPRKIPRCTVGLNNPAPFTDQLESVTTPYRRVSLEEARKGTPADRPVRVYADGIFDLFHSGHARALMQAKGLFPNTHLIVGVCNDELTHNFKGFTVMNEDERYDAVSHCRYVDEVVRNAPWTLTPDFLTKHRIDFVAHDDIPYSSAGSDDVYKHIKEAGMFVPTQRTEGISTSDIITRIVRDYDVYVRRNLQRGYTAKELNVSFINEKKYHLQERVDKVKRKVRDVEEKSKEFVQKVEEKSIDLIQKWEEKSREFIGNFLQMFGPEGALKHMLKEGRGRMLQAISPRHSPSSSPTRERSPSPSPAFRLPFFTKTSPPPSPPHPSSSHRGPLHEERDDDDDDDEEEEDDDDDDNDNGD encoded by the exons ATGGACAGCAGTCAGTCAGCGCTGCTGCTCTCCAGGAAGAGAAGGAATGAAGACTGGAACGGAGAGAGGGATGAGGAGCACCGGCCGAGGAAAATACCGCGATGTACCGTG GGATTGAACAATCCTGCCCCCTTCACTGACCAGCTGGAGTCAGTTACCACACCCTACCGACGTGTGAGCCTGGAGGAGGCAAGGAAGGGCACCCCAG CTGACCGTCCGGTGCGCGTGTATGCCGATGGCATCTTTGACCTCTTCCACTCCGGCCACGCCCGTGCGCTCATGCAGGCCAAAGGACTCttcccaaacacacacctcaTCGTGGGCG TGTGTAACGATGAGCTGACACACAACTTCAAGGGCTTTACGGTCATGAACGAGGATGAACGCTATGACGCCGTTAGCCACTGTCGCTATGTGGATGAGGTCGTTCGCAACGCGCCCTGGACCCTCACGCCAGACTTTCTTACCAAGCACCGG ATCGACTTTGTGGCCCACGATGACATCCCATACTCCTCTGCCGGAAGTGACGATGTCTACAAGCACATCAAGGAGGCAG GCATGTTTGTGCCCACACAGCGGACGGAGGGCATCTCCACCTCCGACATCATCACGCGCATCGTGCGCGATTACGACGTCTACGTGCGCCGCAACCTCCAGCGAGGATACACCGCCAAGGAGCTCAACGTCAGCTTCATCAAC GAAAAGAAGTACCACTTGCAGGAGCGGGTGGACAAGGTGAAGCGCAAGGTGCGCGATGTCGAAGAGAAGTCCAAGGAGTTTGTGCAGAAGGTCGAGGAGAAGAGCATTGACCTCATCCAGAAGTGGGAGGAGAAGTCGCGGGAATTCATCGGCAATTTCCTGCAGATGTTTGGCCCAGAGGGGGCGCTG AAGCACATGCTGAAGGAGGGCCGAGGGCGCATGTTACAGGCCATCAGCCCCAGGCACAGCCCCAGCAGCAGCCCGACACGCGAGCGCTCCCCTTCGCCCTCCCCTGCCTTCCGCCTGCCTTTCTTCACGAAGACGTCACCACCACCCTccccaccgcaccccagcaGTAGCCACAGGGGTCCTCTCCATGAAGaaagggatgatgatgatgatgatgatgaagaagaagaagatgatgatgatgatgacaatgacaatggTGACTGA